A DNA window from Malus domestica chromosome 12, GDT2T_hap1 contains the following coding sequences:
- the LOC103449475 gene encoding kinesin-like protein KIN-5C has product MSGRHEKEKGVNVQVLLRCRPFSEDELRSNAPQVITCNEYQREVAVSQNIAGKHIDRVFTFDKVFGPNAQQRDLYDQAVIPIVHEVLEGFNCTIFAYGQTGTGKTYTMEGEFKRAKTGPNGELPPEAGVIPRAVQQIFDTLEGQNAEYSVKVTFLELYNEEITDLLAPEELNRVSLEDKQKKQLPLMEDGKGGVLVRGLEEEIVTSANEIFTLLERGSSKRRTAETLLNKQSSRSHSLFSITIHIKEATPEGEELIKCGKLNLVDLAGSENISRSGAREGRAREAGEINKSLLTLGRVINALVEHLGHIPYRDSKLTRLLRDSLGGRTKTCIIATVSPAVHCLEETLSTLDYAHRAKNIRNKPEVNQKMMKSTLIKDLYGEIERLKAEVYAAREKNGVYIPKERYYQEESERKSMADQIENMGVVIENHQKQFEELQNKYDLQVRQCYELSSKLDSTEKTLNHTTKLLSTTEEELMKCRYALKERDFIISEQKKAENALAQQACNLQSDLEKALHDNASLFLKIGREDKLSADNRLVVNNYQEDLAKQVGSLCQIVATSMSHQNEHLQCVENLCHSFLSAHVKAIMDMKSKLTSSRTLYLSHIEAVQNVVRLHKASSNAGLEEISCLASSNVQSVEEFLTSEAGEAATIFEDLQSGLSTQQGEMTAFAKELKQRFNLSIKQIKDISEYSQGFLHKLLEESKRLEDHVGQTNDIKLNSIAEFQKAYEEQSKSDAEKLIADISSLVSIHMCRQKEMVDAKLVGFRESAIADKYFMDGHVSSMEGITTDAKRKWLEFSMQAENDAKDGVDYSAAKHCRMEVILQKSVSTADTALEHWKKTQESVNDMGNKHVSAMLSLIRNASDSNEQHDVEINSVRAAVEQDVAKNTDDLLQHVDSVREQEQESISKILETIKAHTNTLETFRESHSGQAVSIEERARETFQNHYLDYEPSGSTPEKSEPEVPSKGTIESLRAMPMEALVEEFRENNSYESFDVKELKPSLIPRTPLTQLN; this is encoded by the exons ATGTCCGGCCGCCACGAGAAAGAGAAGGGCGTTAACGTCCAGGTCCTTCTCCGTTGCAG GCCGTTTAGTGAGGATGAGTTGCGGAGCAATGCCCCGCAGGTTATTACTTGTAATGAGTACCAGAGGGAAGTGGCCGTGTCTCAGAACATTGCCGGAAAACACATCGATAGGGTTTTCACTTTCGATAAG GTTTTTGGTCCTAATGCTCAGCAAAGAGATCTTTATGATCAAGCTGTGATTCCAATAGTGCACGAAGTCTTGGAAGGCTTCAACTGTACCATTTTTGCGTATGGGCAAACTGGTACCGGTAAGACATACACAATGGAGGGTGAATTCAAAAGGGCAAAG ACTGGGCCTAATGGAGAATTGCCTCCCGAGGCTGGAGTTATTCCAAGGGCTGTCCAGCAGATTTTCGATACCCTTGAGGGCCAGAATGCAGAGTACAGTGTGAAAGTCACTTTCTTAGAGCTTTACAACGAAGAGATTACTGATCTTCTTGCTCCAGAGGAACTTAATAGAGTTTCTTTGGAAGATAAGCAGAAAAAGCAGCTGCCTCTGATGGAGGATGGGAAAGGTGGAGTCCTTGTAAGAGGTTTGGAGGAGGAAATTGTGACAAGTGCGAATGAGATTTTTACTCTTCTCGAAAGAGGGTCTTCTAAACGTCGTACTGCTGAAACTTTATTGAACAAGCAGTCAAG TCGGTCACATTCTCTCTTTTCCATCACCATACACATTAAAGAAGCAACCCCAGAAGGTGAAGAGCTGATCAAATGTGGAAAGTTGAATCTGGTTGATTTGGCCGGCTCAGAAAATATTTCTCGTTCGGGTGCTCGAGAG GGTCGTGCAAGGGAAGCCGGAGAAATCAACAAAAGTTTACTGACTTTAGGGCGAGTAATCAATGCCCTGGTGGAACATCTTGGGCATATCCCATACAG GGATAGTAAGCTAACACGATTACTTCGGGATTCACTTGGAGGAAGAACAAAGACCTGCATCATAGCTACAGTATCGCCTGCTGTGCACTGTCTTGAGGAAACCTTGAGTACGCTGGATTATGCACACAGAGCgaaaaatataagaaataaaCCTGAG GTGAATCAAAAAATGATGAAATCAACTCTTATCAAGGATCTTTATGGTGAAATTGAACGGCTTAAGGCAG AGGTGTATGCTGCGCGTGAGAAGAATGGTGTTTATATCCCGAAGGAGCGATACTATCAGGAAGAAAGTGAAAGGAAG TCCATGGCTGATCAGATTGAGAACATGGGGGTTGTAATAGAAAACCATCAGAAG CAATTTGAGGAGTTGCAGAATAAATATGATCTCCAGGTTCGACAGTGTTATGAATTGAGTAGCAAGCTTGATTCAACTGAG AAAACTTTGAACCATACCACTAAGTTACTTTCTACCACTGAGGAAGAATTGATGAAATGCCGGTATGCTTTGAAGGAGAGGGATTTTATCATTTCTGAGCAGAAGAAAGCTG AAAATGCTTTGGCTCAGCAAGCATGCAATTTGCAATCTGACTTGGAGAAAGCACTTCACGATAATGCATCCTTGTTTCTAAAAATTG GTAGAGAGGACAAGCTGAGTGCTGATAATAGGTTGGTAGTGAATAATTACCAGGAAGATCTTGCCAAACAAGTTGGTTCTCTTTGCCAGATTGTAGCAACATCGATGTCTCATCAGAATGAACACCTTCAGTGTGTAGAGAATCTTTGTCATTCTTTTTTGAGTGCACATGTTAAG GCAATTATGGACATGAAGAGTAAATTGACATCTTCAAGGACTTTGTATCTTTCTCATATTGAGGCAGTGCAAAATGTTGTGCGTTTGCACAAGGCGAGCTCTAATGCTGGTCTAGAGGAAATTTCATGTTTGGCTTCTTCTAATGTGCAGTCTGTTGAAGAA TTTCTAACTTCAGAGGCTGGTGAAGCAGCTACAATATTTGAGGATCTTCAGAGCGGTCTCTCAACACAGCAGGGTGAAATGACAGCTTTTGCTAAGGAATTGAAACAG AGATTCAATTTGAGTATTAAGCAAATAAAAGACATTTCTGAGTACTCTCAAGGATTCCTACACAAGCTTTTGGAAGAATCAAAGAGGCTTGAAGATCATGTGGGGCAGACCAatgatattaaattaaatagcaTTGCTGAATTTCAGAAGGCTTATGAG GAGCAATCAAAATCTGATGCAGAGAAGCTTATTGCTGATATCTCTAGTTTAGTCTCCATTCACATGTGCCGTCAGAAAGAGATG GTGGATGCCAAGCTTGTTGGTTTCAGAGAAAGTGCTATTGCAGACAAGTATTTCATGGACGGTCATGTTTCCTCCATGGAGGGTATTACCACAGACGCAAAAAGAAAATGGCTTGAATTTTCAATGCAAGCAGAAAATGATGCTAAGGATGGTGTTGACTATTCTGCTGCTAAGCATTGCCGCATGGAGGTTATTCTACAAAAAAG TGTAAGTACTGCTGATACAGCTTTGGAGCACTGGAAAAAGACACAGGAGTCTGTGAATGATATGGGAAATAAACATGTTTCAGCTATGCTGTCACTTATCAG GAATGCTTCGGACAGTAATGAGCAACATGATGTCGAGATCAATTCAGTGAGGGCTGCAGTTGAGCAAGATGTGGCAAAGAATACTGATGATCTCCTTCAGCATGTTGATA GTGTGCGTGAGCAGGAGCAGGAATCCATATCTAAAATCTTAGAGACTATCAAGGCTCATACAAACACCCTTGAGACTTTCCGGGAGAGTCACTCGGGC